The nucleotide window GTTCAACGCCTTGCCCAGCACGCGGGCGAAATCGCGGTTGGTCACCGGCGTGGGCGCGGTGCCGTTGTAGGCGCCGCCGGCCTGATCGCGTTCCAGCAGCCACTGGATCATCCCCGCCAGGTCGTCGCGGTGGATCCAGCTCATCCATTGCCGGCCATCGCCCATCGGGCCGCCCGCGCCCAGTCGGAATGGCGGCAGCATCTTCGCCAGTGCGCCGCCGCCGGTGCCCAGCACGATGCCCGTGCGCACCCGGCAGGTGCGCACGTCCAGGCCCTCGGCCTGCATCGCTTCGGTTTCCCAGTCGCGGCAGAGATGGGCGGCGAAGTCGTCGCCGGGGGCGGCGGATTCGTCCAGTGCCTCGTCGCCGCGCGGGCCGTAATAGCCGATGGCCGAACCGGAGACCAGGACGCGCGGGCGGACCGATTGCCGCGCCATCCAGCCGATCAGCGCGCGCGTGGTGCCCAGCCGCGAGTCCCGGAAGGCCGCCTTGCGCGTGGCGTTCCAGCGTCCGGCCATCAGCGGTTCGCCGGCCAGGTTGACCACGGCTTCCACATCGCGCGCTTCGTCCAGCGTCGCCAGCAGCCGCGCGGCGGGCGGCACCTGGGCCCGTGCGCGGGGGGATCGCGCGTCAGCACGCTGAGGGTGTGTCCGGCCTGCAGCAGCGCGGCGCAGAGCGCCTGGCCGATGAAGCCGGTACCGCCGGTGATCAGGACATGCATGGGAAGGCTTCCATAAACCCGGACAGCTTACGCAGCGGCGTGTGTTGCGGATGTGGAACGGACCGTCGGCGGTGGCCGTCGGTCGGCCGACAGGTGCGCGCCTACACTATGTCCATGGCTTCCCTTCCCCTGGTCCTGCTGCCCGGCCTGCTGTGCGATGCGCGCCTGTGGCGCGACCCCGCGGCCGCGCTGGCCGACCTGGCCCCGGTCCATCACGCCGACCTGACCCGGGACGACAGCGTGGCCGGCATGGCCGCGCGCGTGCTGGACGCGGCGCCGCCGGTGTTCGCGCTGGCCGGGCTGTCCATGGGCGGCTACGTGGCCTTCGAGATCCTGCGCCAGGCGCCGCAACGGGTGGCGCGGCTGGCGCTGCTGGACACCAGCGCGCGCACCGATCCCCCCAAGCGGCGGGCCGTGCGCAAGGCGGGCCTGGCACTGGCCGAATCCGGACGCTTCGCCGGCGTGACCCGCAAGCTGCTGCCGCAACTGGTGCACGCAAGCCGCGTGGACGGCGAGGTGGGCGAAGCGGTGATGGCGATGGCCCAGCGCGTAGGCCGCGATGCGTTCCTGCGCCAGCAGCGCGCCATCCTCGACCACCCCGATTCGCTGCCCCTGCTGCCCACCATCGCCGTGCCCACGCTCATCGGGGTGGGCGAGGACGACCGCATGACCCTGCCGGAGGAGTCGCGGCTGCTGCACGAACGCATTCCCGGCGCGCGCCTGCACGTGTTCGCGCGCTGCGGCCACCTGCCGCCGATGGAGGTGCCGCAGGAAACCACGGCGGTGCTGCGCGACTGGCTGCAGGCGTGGTGAGGCGGCGGCCACGCACGCCGGTGCACGCCGCCGCCATGCAGGGCGGCGACAATGGCGCATCCTTTTCTTTTTCGTTGAACCCACGGGAGTACACATGGAACTGGCGATGATCGGGCTGGGGCGCATGGGCGCCAACATGGCCGAACGGCTGGTACGCGGCGGGCATACGGTGCGCGGCTACGACCCCGGCGAAGCGGCGCGCCAGCAGGCCGGCGCGCGCGGGATCATTGCGCACGCGAACCTGCAGAACGCCGTTTCCGCGCTGCCCACGCCGCGCGTGGTGTGGCTGATGGTGCCGGCCGGCCAGGTGGTGGACGACACCCTCGACCAGCTGCGGCCGCTGCTGGCGGCCGGCGACACCGTGATCGACGGCGGCAATTCCAACTACAAGGACACCCAGCGCCGCGGTACGCAGCTGGCCGAGGCCGGCATCCACTACATCGACTGCGGCACCAGCGGCGGCGTGTGGGGCCTGGCCGAAGGCTACAGCCTGATGATCGGCGGCGATGCCGACGCGGTGGCGCGCCTGCAGCCGGTGTTCGCCACGCTCGCGCCCACGCCGGACACCGGCTGGGGCCGCGTGGGGCCGGGCGGGGCGGGCCACTTCGCCAAGATGGTCCACAACGGCATCGAGTACGGAATGATGCAGGCCTACGCCGAAGGCTTCGCCATCCTCAAGCACAAGCAGGCGATGGACTTCGACCTGGGGGCGCTGGCCGAGATCTGGCGCCATGGCAGCGTGGTGCGCTCGTGGCTGCTGGACCTGACCGCCGACGCGCTGAAGAAGAACCCGCAAATGGACGGCATTGCGCCGTACGTGGCCGATTCCGGCGAAGGCCGCTGGACCGTCGCCGAGGCCATCGACCTGAACGTCTCCGCGCCGGTGATCACCCTGTCGCTGCTGGAACGCCTGCGCTCGCGCGACGACGATTCCTACGCCGACAAGCTGCTGGCGGCGATGCGCAACGAATTCGGCGGGCATGCGGTGAAGCAGGGCTGATCACCCGGCCTTATCGCCCGCAGTGCCAGTCTGCGGGCCTGCACGGGAGGACATTCCATGAAGATCCTGATGGTACTGACGTCGCACGACCGCCT belongs to Pseudoxanthomonas sp. F37 and includes:
- a CDS encoding alpha/beta fold hydrolase, which codes for MASLPLVLLPGLLCDARLWRDPAAALADLAPVHHADLTRDDSVAGMAARVLDAAPPVFALAGLSMGGYVAFEILRQAPQRVARLALLDTSARTDPPKRRAVRKAGLALAESGRFAGVTRKLLPQLVHASRVDGEVGEAVMAMAQRVGRDAFLRQQRAILDHPDSLPLLPTIAVPTLIGVGEDDRMTLPEESRLLHERIPGARLHVFARCGHLPPMEVPQETTAVLRDWLQAW
- the gnd gene encoding phosphogluconate dehydrogenase (NAD(+)-dependent, decarboxylating), which codes for MELAMIGLGRMGANMAERLVRGGHTVRGYDPGEAARQQAGARGIIAHANLQNAVSALPTPRVVWLMVPAGQVVDDTLDQLRPLLAAGDTVIDGGNSNYKDTQRRGTQLAEAGIHYIDCGTSGGVWGLAEGYSLMIGGDADAVARLQPVFATLAPTPDTGWGRVGPGGAGHFAKMVHNGIEYGMMQAYAEGFAILKHKQAMDFDLGALAEIWRHGSVVRSWLLDLTADALKKNPQMDGIAPYVADSGEGRWTVAEAIDLNVSAPVITLSLLERLRSRDDDSYADKLLAAMRNEFGGHAVKQG